From the genome of Candidatus Dormiibacterota bacterium, one region includes:
- the miaA gene encoding tRNA (adenosine(37)-N6)-dimethylallyltransferase MiaA, with amino-acid sequence MNDVTRRGVLVLAGATAAGKTAIAIALARRFDAEIVGADSRQIYRAMPIGTAAPTEEELAAAPHHLVGFLDPHERYSAARFAADAMRTIHEIHARGKRAIVAGGTGFYIRALTGAIDLAPQHDERLRERLAMEARTHSAEFLHAWLQLRDPKRAAAVAPNDAYRVVRALEVAMAGDDPLRRTGAIASLPASNIPFAKLFLDVQLSELDGRIALRTAHMLRRGLIEEAERIGSDAVAATAVGYPQATAFLRGWSTRDELERSLARATRRYARRQRAWFRSEPQTRWVRADEVEAAAREMLGWS; translated from the coding sequence ATGAACGACGTTACGCGGCGCGGCGTGCTGGTGCTCGCGGGGGCGACCGCCGCTGGAAAAACCGCCATAGCGATCGCGCTCGCGCGGCGTTTTGATGCCGAAATCGTGGGGGCCGACTCGCGCCAAATCTATCGGGCGATGCCGATTGGGACGGCGGCACCGACGGAAGAAGAGCTTGCCGCGGCGCCCCATCATTTGGTCGGCTTTCTCGACCCGCACGAGCGCTATTCGGCGGCGCGATTCGCGGCCGATGCCATGCGAACGATCCACGAAATCCACGCGCGCGGTAAGCGCGCGATCGTCGCCGGCGGCACGGGCTTTTACATTCGCGCGCTGACCGGAGCGATCGACTTGGCTCCGCAACACGACGAGCGCCTGCGCGAGCGGCTGGCTATGGAAGCGCGCACGCATTCGGCGGAGTTTCTCCACGCATGGCTGCAGCTTCGCGACCCCAAGCGGGCGGCCGCGGTTGCGCCGAACGACGCCTACCGCGTCGTGCGGGCGCTGGAGGTGGCGATGGCCGGCGACGACCCGCTCCGGCGAACCGGCGCCATCGCCTCGCTTCCGGCCTCCAATATTCCATTTGCCAAACTCTTTCTGGACGTGCAACTGAGCGAACTCGACGGGCGGATCGCGCTCCGAACGGCGCACATGCTGCGGCGGGGATTGATCGAGGAAGCCGAACGCATCGGGAGCGATGCGGTTGCGGCAACCGCCGTCGGGTATCCGCAGGCCACGGCATTTCTGCGCGGGTGGAGCACGCGTGACGAACTTGAGCGTTCGCTCGCTCGCGCGACTCGACGGTACGCGCGCAGGCAGCGCGCGTGGTTTCGCTCCGAACCCCAAACGCGCTGGGTCCGAGCCGACGAGGTCGAGGCCGCGGCAAGGGAAATGCTCGGCTGGTCGTAA